In Neomonachus schauinslandi chromosome 6, ASM220157v2, whole genome shotgun sequence, a genomic segment contains:
- the ZNF648 gene encoding zinc finger protein 648 has translation MTQVDLQERWGKVSPLCSLSEEAHDPQILSMSFEREDEDGGEAGDKGSTGDPDTQACPRSSSQVTEDSPDLPWHHRPSEEEKFSSSFSAGGVGKEPTVMPGMKASWGRDESKITQTQDSPGPGTAPGTVPGDLSHKLGRTQPLRESLPAEDDGDSRANLAAALGVPSSFPETGRDFCAQRGVDTSPDNSSLMCFPKPGGSWDLPKQEPCTAARGSAPAASLAAAVLAKARAGRKGQKPEGAREGGQEEAPPYKRLRGGRAFQKPSNPLSPSQPRGTKPYACELCGKAYSHRGTLQQHRRLHTGERPYQCPFCDKAYTWSSDHRKHIRTHTGEKPYPCPDCGKAFVRSSDLRKHQRNMHSNNKPFPCAECGLTFNKPLSLLRHQRTHLGEKPFRCPACDREFAVASRMMEHQRVHSGERPFPCPTCGKCFTKSSNLIEHQTLHTGQRPFKCADCGVAFAQPSRLVRHQRIHTGERPFPCAQCGQAFARSSTLKRHQQIHSGEKGFLCAECGRAFRIASELAQHIRVHNGERPYQCEDCGQAFTRSNHLQRHRAKHGTCKKEPVPSSSDE, from the coding sequence ATGACACAGGTTGACCTCCAGGAAAGGTGGGGCAAGGTGTCTCCCCTCTGCAGCTTGAGCGAGGAAGCTCATGACCCCCAGATCCTGAGCATGAGCTTCGAGAGAGAAGATGAAGatggtggggaggcaggagacAAAGGGAGCACTGGGGACCCTGATACCCAGGCCTGTCCAAGAAGCAGCTCCCAAGTGACTGAAGACAGTCCTGACTTGCCATGGCATCATCGGCCCAGCGAGGAAGAGAaattctccagctcctttagtgcCGGCGGCGTAGGGAAGGAACCGACGGTGATGCCTGGGATGAAGGCCAGCTGGGGAAGAGATGAGTCCAAGATCACCCAGACCCAGGACTCCCCTGGACCAGGCACAGCTCCGGGGACCGTCCCTGGCGACCTCTCACACAAGTTAGGTCGGACGCAACCGCTTAGGGAATCACTACCTGCCGAAGATGATGGAGACTCCAGGGCAAACCTGGCCGCTGCCTTGGGGGTCCCGTCCAGCTTCCCTGAGACGGGAAGAGATTTCTGTGCACAGAGAGGTGTAGACACGTCCCCAGACAACTCCTCTCTCATGTGTTTCCCCAAGCCCGGGGGCAGCTGGGACCTCCCCAAGCAGGAGCCGTGCACCGCGGCCCGGGGGTCTGCGCCCGCAGCCAGCCTGGCCGCAGCGGTGCTGGCCAAGGCGCGGGCCGGCAGGAAGGGCCAGAAGCCGGAGGGTGCGCGCGAGGGTGGGCAAGAGGAGGCGCCTCCCTACAAGCGCCTACGGGGAGGAAGGGCCTTCCAGAAACCCAGCAACCCTCTGAGTCCCTCGCAGCCGCGGGGCACCAAGCCTTACGCTTGCGAGCTGTGCGGGAAGGCCTACTCCCACCGGGGCACGCTCCAGCAGCACCGGCGGCTGCACACGGGCGAGCGGCCCTACCAGTGCCCCTTCTGCGACAAGGCCTACACTTGGTCCTCGGACCACCGCAAGCACATCCGCACCCACACCGGCGAGAAACCCTACCCGTGCCCGGACTGCGGTAAGGCGTTCGTGCGGTCCTCCGACCTGCGCAAACACCAGCGCAACATGCACAGCAACAACAAGCCCTTCCCGTGCGCCGAGTGCGGTCTGACCTTCAACAAGCCGCTGTCGCTGCTGCGCCACCAGCGCACGCACCTGGGCGAGAAGCCGTTCCGCTGCCCCGCTTGCGACAGGGAGTTCGCCGTGGCCAGCCGAATGATGGAGCACCAGCGTGTGCATTCGGGCGAGcggcccttcccctgccccacctgcgGCAAGTGCTTCACCAAATCCTCCAACCTGATCGAGCACCAGACGCTGCACACCGGCCAGAGGCCTTTCAAGTGCGCCGACTGCGGCGTAGCCTTCGCGCAGCCCTCGCGCCTCGTGCGCCACCAGCGCATCCACACGGGGGAGAGGCCCTTTCCTTGCGCCCAGTGCGGCCAGGCCTTTGCCCGCTCCTCCACCCTGAAGCGGCACCAGCAGATCCACTCCGGCGAGAAGGGCTTCCTCTGCGCGGAGTGCGGCAGGGCTTTCCGAATCGCGTCGGAGCTGGCCCAGCACATCCGGGTGCACAACGGGGAGAGGCCCTACCAGTGCGAGGACTGCGGCCAGGCCTTCACCAGGTCCAATCACCTCCAGCGGCACCGAGCCAAGCACGGTACCTGCAAGAAGGAGCCCGTCCCCTCCTCCTCTGATGAGTGA